From the genome of Alicyclobacillus sp. SO9:
CCATTGACCTTCAAAACCGCCGAGGCCTGGAAATTGGCGGCTCCTAATTCTATAGTTGAAAACCTTTATGGTCCGACTGAATTGACTCTGGCCTGCAGTGTTTATCGACTGAGAGATAGGGACAACTACTCGTATGACCAGGACATACTACCAATCGGACAAATCTACAGCGGGCTTAAGGCTCTAATTGTGGATGCAGAGCTGAATCCGGTGAAACCTGAAGAGCCAGGAGAACTCTGTGTTTCCGGACCACAGACATTTCCGGGCTACTTAAAAGACGAAGCATCGACAAAGAAGAACTTCTTTGAGACAGCAGACAAGACCAAATACTTTCGTACAGGTGATCTCGTCAGAAGTATAGAGGGGAACATTTCTTTTTTGGGTAGAATCGATCATCAAATTAAGGTGATGGGGTATCGAATTGAGCCCCAAGAGATTGAATTTCATATCCGACAGTTTCCAGGGGTGCATGAAGCGATCGTAGTCCCATATCCCCCTGAAGCTAGAATGGCTGAGTCGCTTACAGCCTTTATTGTTGGAAACAACATAAATGTTGCTGAAATGACGAGAATGCTCAGCATACAACTTCCATCCTACATGGTTCCCAAAAACATAAACTTAGTGGATGAAATGCCGCTTAATAATAACGGAAAAATCGATAGGGTGAAACTCAAAAATAGGATGTAGTATAGGAGGATGTTTCATGAGCAAACAGGGACTGAAAAACCTAGATTCACTGTTAACGCAATGGACACTAGAAACGGGTAATGTCTATATTATCGATTTGAACAAAGTTGCTAATGTACTAAAAATTGACCTCCATTCTATCCCATATTCCTCCAGGATTCTTATCGAATCTCTTTTACGTAATATTTACTTAAAAAAATACGATGATTCTTATGCTCCATTTGTTACCAAATTGGCTACAAATGAATTGACTGATGTTCCGTTTACTCCCTCGCGAATTATTATGCAGGATTTTACTGGGGTCCCTGCACTCGTGGATCTTACAGCTATGAGGGACGAAATCCTAGAAAGAGGGGGAGATCCGACCAAGGTCAATCCGATGTTAAGAACGGATGTTGTTATTGATCACTCAATTCAGGTTGATTCATTTGGACACAAAGATTCTATCCTCTTTAATGAAAGGATGGAATTTAAGCGGAATTACGAAAGGTATCAATTCTTGAAATGGGCAGAATCAACGTTTCAAAATGTGAAGATTTGGCCTCCTGGTTCTGGGATAATTCATCAATTAAACCTTGAACATTTGTCAACTGTTATTCAAGTTGATGATACTTCTAGGGGGGCTTTCTTGTATCCAGAGACAGTTCTGGGTACAGATAGCCATACAACGATGATTAACGCTCTTGGAGTGTTGGGATGGGGAGTGGGGGGGATTGAAGCTGAGGCAACGATGTTGGGACTTCCAGCGAATGTAAGAGTTGCTGATGTCGTTGGCGTGTATCTGGATGGACTCCTTCCCGAGCAATGCACCTCGACGGATTTAGTTCTGTATTGTACTCAAGTGTTACGAAATGAAGATCTAACTGGATGCTTATTAGAATTCATTGGTCCTGGTACAAGAGAGTTAGATGTAACAGATCGTGCGACAATTTCTAACATGGCTCCGGAATATGGTGCCACGGTAGCGTATTTTCCTGTGGACGACTTTACCATACGATATATGTGTGACACGAACCGCTCCTCATTGGCCAGTCTGACTAAACGTTACTTTACGTATCAAGGACTATTTAGGAGACCTGATAGTCCACTTCCTAATTACTCGAAGATTATTACGATCGACATGTCAAGAGTAACGCTCAGTGTCTCTGGTCCATATAGGCCGGAGGACCGCTTTCCCATTTCGAAACTGGGGCAATCGTTTAGGCAATCTGTCAGAACGCAAAAAAGTAAGGAAGCATTAATACCAAAACAAACAAATTCGAAGAATTTACAAGACGGGGCAGTTGTGATTGCAGCAATTAGTTCCTGTACCAACACGTCTAATCCATATTCGATGATCGCTGCGGGGTTACTCGCCAAAAACGCAGTTCAACACGGCCTTGAGGTTCCGTCTTACGTAAAAACTAGTATGGCACCAGGCTCAAGAGTAGTTACAGCATATTTAGAAAATGGGGGGCTATTAGGATATTTAGAAAAACTCGGATTTTACATAGTTGGATATGGTTGCACCACATGTTCAGGAAGCAGTGGTCCACTTGATCGAGATTTGGAAAAATTGATCAAAGAAGAAGGTATCTACACGGCTGCGGTTCTAAGTGGGAATCGTAATTTTCCAGCACGGATACATCCTACTGTTCAGGCAAATTACCTTGCATCCCCGCCTAGTGTTGTCGCACTCGCCATTGCTGGTACTGTGAACATTGACATCTTAAAAGATCCTCTGGGGTTCAACCCGGACAATTATCCGGTGTATTTGGAAGATATTTGGCCCAAACGTAGTGAGATAACAAATATCATTCAACACCATATTTCATCGCAACTATTTGAAACGACTTATAAGTCGCTTGAAACAAAACAAGATAGGTGGAATAGTATTTTCTCTACAAAGACAATGCTGTACGAATGGGACTCTAACTCTACCTATGTGCAGAGACCTAGGCTATTTACGGGGTCATCTGTTGCTCAAACAACAGTGCAACGAGCACGAATTCTTGCAATTCTTGGTGATGATATTACTACTGACCACATTTCTCCTGCGGGAGCTATTCTTCCATCGAGTTCGGCCGGGGAGTATCTACACTCTATGGGGATTTCAAGAAATGAATATAGTACGTTTGGTTCTCGGCGTGGCGCGCACGAAGTAATGATCCGCGGTGTTTTCTCTAATAGTCGTTTGTTGAATAGGACAGCGAGAGGAAGGGAAGGCGGATTCACGACGCATTTTCCGTCTGGGGATCTCTTACCAATATACGATGCGGCTATGCGTTACAAAGAGGAAGGTGTCCCATTGGTTGTTATTGCAGGTAAACGTTATGGTAGTGGTTCATCGAGGGATTGGGCTGCAAAGGGACCGGCACTCTTAGGCGTTAAGGCAATTATCGCAGAAAGTTTTGAAAGAATTCATCGTTCCAACTTAGTGCGCATGGGAATTCTGCCACTGGAAGTTATAAGAGATGATACATGGGATTATACAGATTTTCGTGGAACGGAATTGATATCATTTCCTACTATAGAGGGTATAGTATCGGACTCATTAATCCCAATTATTGCAGAAAAAAGTGATGGTCGAATTGTCAAATTGTCCGCACGAGTGCGTGTGGAATCTTCTGACGAATACACGTATTACATGAATGGAGGGATATTGCCTCACTGTTTAAACGTTCTTACAGAAACCTAATCATCTGACCGCTAGGCTTAGTGCAAGAAAATGATTAGTATTCCATTCGCATGCCTAGTACCAACACCCCGAGATCTCCAGAGAAAGAAGGCGTGAACAATAATGTCAGTGATAAACGAGCAGAAGAAATCACTTAAGTTACTTGAGTCAATTGGGCTTTTCAGCGGAGAATTTGGTTTGCCAAAGTTGAACACTGAAAGAATAGAGGAATTTGCGACTAGAGTAAGAAGTTTTGATTGGGTGCACATGGGCAAGTCGAGTTTAAACACGGGAGCACTTATTTCGGTGCTTGAATCAGATTCTGACCTGCTACCACCTCGATCTGGCCACATTGGTAATTGGAGTGATATAGCGCATGGTCGTGCAGGAATGATCGATTACAACAAGGCCATCTGTGCTGAGAAAAATCTGGGATATGCCTTAATATACTCATTTAACCAAACGGAAACAGACGATGTTGTTAATGGGGATTGGATTTATCTCCCAGGATCAATTGTCGAAGGAAGCAACCGCCAGAAATTACCGCTCTACACGTGGAATGGAAGTGAATTTACTGAACGTGATCGTAACCGCTCATATTTTACTCCATTCGTATTCACCGAGTCAAATAATAGTCTTGAATCTCTTGTTACTCTTCACTGGAAAAGAATGAGTAATCTAAAGCAATTCAATTTCAAATTGGAAGCATCTGTTGTGTGGGAAAATAGGGAGATATTTCAGGAAATGATCAAACGACTCATAATAGAAGCCCAGAGCGCTAGCAACAAAGAACGTGCCCTCAGTGATATCATCTCCCACGTCGCCTGTCTTGATGGACAGGTTAGCCGATGTAACATTATCAGTGACGGTACTTCTTATAAAATTGGAGGTACTTATTTCAAAGATATTAATGAAGTTGTTAATGCCATGCTGATCCCGTTCCTTGCCACAGTAGAACCCTTGGAGTTTGCGGACCGGATTCCATATCTCCCGGATGAAGTACCTGTTATGTCGAATAACGTTGTTAGCATTATCTCCGCCATCTTCAATACTCATTATCCAAGTGGGAATGTCATCCGTGCTACTATGACACAACCATGTAATCCCCATTTTCACTGGGGAGCATTGGGTATGGCTGGGTATCCTCCGCTAAAAACGGGATATTTTTCCGAGAAATCATCTATAAAAAGTACCAAGAAAATTTGTAACACCCTTGTTAATTCATTTATGTCTGTAGATCCGATTTACTTTGTACTAATGCCAGCGTCTATATTCACAATTTGTCCCACTACAGAACACAAGCACGATGTGGACTTAGTTGAAGACATGTTGAAAACTGTATTAACTAAAACCGATTGTCATGCTGAAACCGATATCTTAATGAATCAGATCTCTTCAATAGTTTCTACTTGGATTGAGACAAATCAGAAATATCTCTCGGAATACTACATGAACCGTTTTTCTGCGAGACGCAGTGTATTGAACAAAGTTACACTTCCTACTTTTAGTGAAACTGTTGAACCTCCGTCGTTTAGAAGGCTCTCTCTAAGGCAGAACTCAATGGTCGTGGGTGCACTTATTGAGAGTTTAAACGAAAGAGGGTGATATACGTTTGGCTGGGAGAGGAGACCATATCTTAAGCGGATGGAGTAACTTTTGGGTTATTTGGAGCGGGCAGTTTGTTTCTATGTTTGGCTCGGGACTGACAACATTTTCGCTAGCCTTTTGGGCGTTTCATGAAACGGACAGGGCATCCTATATTGCTCTTATAACATTTTCTAAGTTTGCTACGACGGCGATCGCAAGCCCATTTGCTGGGATTCTAGCAGATCGTTTCGACAGGAAAATTCTCATACTGTTAGGCAATTTGGGATTGATGCTTTTATCGGCGATTATGTGCGCCCTAAGTATTGTAAACCACTTATCTTACGAAGTGGTCATTGGTATATTAGCGCTGTCAGGACTCTGTGATGCTGTCCAACTGATTTCATTTGATTCCATAGTTTCGCTTATCGCCCCTAGTCGAAAGCATTTTTCGAAAGTGAATGCCATGATTTCACTTGCTAATAAGGCACCGCAGGTTGTAGCCCCTCTTGTGGCTTCTCTACTGCTTGGTTCTGTTGGGTTATCGCTAATCTTAATGGTGGATTCGGGAACTTTTCTGTTTTGCATAATCACATTATTACTCGCTTCGGTTCCGCAGAAACTAGAATCGCGACACAAGCTGCAATTACTAAACGAGCTAAAATTTCCTTTAAATTACATTTATAGTAATGCGGGTTTGAGAAGGATTCAAATTATAAGTATATCCATTAATTTCCTTGTTGGATTTGCGGGTTCCGGAAGTATACTACCTGCGCTCGTCCTTGTCTATACGCACAATAATGCTGGAATTCTTGCGAGAGTTGT
Proteins encoded in this window:
- the acnA gene encoding aconitate hydratase AcnA; its protein translation is MSKQGLKNLDSLLTQWTLETGNVYIIDLNKVANVLKIDLHSIPYSSRILIESLLRNIYLKKYDDSYAPFVTKLATNELTDVPFTPSRIIMQDFTGVPALVDLTAMRDEILERGGDPTKVNPMLRTDVVIDHSIQVDSFGHKDSILFNERMEFKRNYERYQFLKWAESTFQNVKIWPPGSGIIHQLNLEHLSTVIQVDDTSRGAFLYPETVLGTDSHTTMINALGVLGWGVGGIEAEATMLGLPANVRVADVVGVYLDGLLPEQCTSTDLVLYCTQVLRNEDLTGCLLEFIGPGTRELDVTDRATISNMAPEYGATVAYFPVDDFTIRYMCDTNRSSLASLTKRYFTYQGLFRRPDSPLPNYSKIITIDMSRVTLSVSGPYRPEDRFPISKLGQSFRQSVRTQKSKEALIPKQTNSKNLQDGAVVIAAISSCTNTSNPYSMIAAGLLAKNAVQHGLEVPSYVKTSMAPGSRVVTAYLENGGLLGYLEKLGFYIVGYGCTTCSGSSGPLDRDLEKLIKEEGIYTAAVLSGNRNFPARIHPTVQANYLASPPSVVALAIAGTVNIDILKDPLGFNPDNYPVYLEDIWPKRSEITNIIQHHISSQLFETTYKSLETKQDRWNSIFSTKTMLYEWDSNSTYVQRPRLFTGSSVAQTTVQRARILAILGDDITTDHISPAGAILPSSSAGEYLHSMGISRNEYSTFGSRRGAHEVMIRGVFSNSRLLNRTARGREGGFTTHFPSGDLLPIYDAAMRYKEEGVPLVVIAGKRYGSGSSRDWAAKGPALLGVKAIIAESFERIHRSNLVRMGILPLEVIRDDTWDYTDFRGTELISFPTIEGIVSDSLIPIIAEKSDGRIVKLSARVRVESSDEYTYYMNGGILPHCLNVLTET
- a CDS encoding DUF6025 family protein produces the protein MSVINEQKKSLKLLESIGLFSGEFGLPKLNTERIEEFATRVRSFDWVHMGKSSLNTGALISVLESDSDLLPPRSGHIGNWSDIAHGRAGMIDYNKAICAEKNLGYALIYSFNQTETDDVVNGDWIYLPGSIVEGSNRQKLPLYTWNGSEFTERDRNRSYFTPFVFTESNNSLESLVTLHWKRMSNLKQFNFKLEASVVWENREIFQEMIKRLIIEAQSASNKERALSDIISHVACLDGQVSRCNIISDGTSYKIGGTYFKDINEVVNAMLIPFLATVEPLEFADRIPYLPDEVPVMSNNVVSIISAIFNTHYPSGNVIRATMTQPCNPHFHWGALGMAGYPPLKTGYFSEKSSIKSTKKICNTLVNSFMSVDPIYFVLMPASIFTICPTTEHKHDVDLVEDMLKTVLTKTDCHAETDILMNQISSIVSTWIETNQKYLSEYYMNRFSARRSVLNKVTLPTFSETVEPPSFRRLSLRQNSMVVGALIESLNERG
- a CDS encoding MFS transporter → MAGRGDHILSGWSNFWVIWSGQFVSMFGSGLTTFSLAFWAFHETDRASYIALITFSKFATTAIASPFAGILADRFDRKILILLGNLGLMLLSAIMCALSIVNHLSYEVVIGILALSGLCDAVQLISFDSIVSLIAPSRKHFSKVNAMISLANKAPQVVAPLVASLLLGSVGLSLILMVDSGTFLFCIITLLLASVPQKLESRHKLQLLNELKFPLNYIYSNAGLRRIQIISISINFLVGFAGSGSILPALVLVYTHNNAGILARVVSIGGCGAIIGGIVIGAWGGPRKKVHGILIGVLVSSLCGRFLVGVGHTQFTWILGVFVIQMMIPLINSSDQAIWQAKVPQEIQGKVFSARIIAGDISYPLGILVSGFLADHFFTPSMAQQGTYLVSIFGWIVGHGPGAGLSLMYVISAILGGGVAIWGYLSGAVRGIEQSEPTVSRGVQALK